A portion of the Thermosipho africanus Ob7 genome contains these proteins:
- a CDS encoding chemotaxis protein CheB codes for MEKVIIAGSAGSPNNVIKILKINQKLNIPILLCIHFSKNAIENFAHNIKNETGHEVIIVKNPIKLKPVVYLAEGGKDLVLKTTKIVTSGIYKETKTHPSIEVLLNSIAKLNDKNSHIFILGGLGDDGAKIAKILEEKGIKFYIEKNPSFEYLTNNFLKNLKYHKILGLEEMKNEIIKINEKRR; via the coding sequence ATGGAAAAGGTTATTATTGCAGGTTCTGCTGGAAGCCCCAATAATGTTATTAAAATACTCAAAATAAATCAAAAATTAAATATTCCAATATTATTGTGCATTCACTTTTCAAAAAACGCAATAGAAAATTTTGCACATAATATTAAAAATGAAACTGGTCATGAGGTTATAATAGTAAAAAATCCAATAAAATTAAAACCAGTTGTCTATTTAGCTGAAGGCGGTAAAGATTTAGTGCTGAAAACAACCAAAATTGTTACTTCTGGAATATATAAAGAAACAAAAACTCATCCATCAATAGAAGTATTGCTCAATTCAATTGCAAAACTGAACGATAAAAACTCTCACATTTTTATCCTTGGTGGGCTTGGAGATGACGGTGCCAAAATAGCTAAAATCCTTGAGGAAAAAGGTATAAAATTTTATATAGAAAAAAATCCCTCTTTTGAATACCTAACAAATAATTTTTTAAAAAACTTAAAGTATCACAAAATATTAGGCTTAGAAGAAATGAAAAATGAGATCATTAAAATTAACGAAAAAAGAAGGTGA
- a CDS encoding response regulator, which yields MPYKILIVDDSDVWRSFLSKHLTNHGYTVEEASDGIDGINKFFEFLPDVVIVDYIMPNLNGIQFSRFIRSFSSCKNVGIILLTASNESINEFWAKKSGANLFLNKSIGQEELLKEIDKFLKGTFSIDWSREVYKIHSQPFGELIDILDESLKYSTILSEITNLLVYLNDEELLFSKLHEFFAELFYFSNLYFLILTPSRLRIYNFSDNEKATIKSITEFLYSKIPFLLPFTKISSNYEGEKQLDENNLLLPLDLNDNLLGFLIFENPKNEEQIIYNFNLLKDALSNLFVILNDYYYLFNNITYDDNTKTLVFPIFRSKIQQSIKFAKRNNINFKVFTVEIKNIPHLLKNKGTKYVINLLKKIAEKLNSTFPDATSRITQTKFACISFEGINLDKMLNFEEIKINEFYWDNKDILEILDLIYRGGI from the coding sequence TTGCCTTACAAAATCCTAATCGTAGATGATTCTGATGTTTGGCGTAGTTTTTTATCTAAACATCTAACAAACCATGGTTATACTGTAGAAGAAGCTTCTGATGGAATTGACGGAATAAACAAATTTTTTGAATTTCTTCCTGATGTTGTAATAGTAGATTATATTATGCCAAATTTAAATGGCATACAATTTTCAAGGTTTATAAGAAGTTTTTCATCCTGTAAAAATGTAGGAATAATTTTACTTACTGCATCCAATGAAAGCATAAATGAATTTTGGGCTAAAAAAAGCGGAGCAAATCTATTCTTAAACAAAAGTATAGGTCAAGAAGAACTTCTTAAAGAAATCGACAAATTTCTTAAAGGAACTTTCTCAATTGATTGGAGCAGAGAAGTATACAAAATTCATTCTCAACCATTTGGAGAGTTAATAGATATATTAGATGAGTCCTTAAAATACTCAACCATTTTATCAGAAATTACAAATCTTCTTGTCTATCTTAACGACGAAGAACTTTTATTTTCAAAACTCCATGAATTTTTTGCCGAGTTATTTTACTTTTCAAACCTTTATTTTCTTATTCTTACACCATCACGTCTAAGAATATATAATTTTTCTGATAATGAAAAAGCAACAATTAAAAGTATTACAGAATTCTTATACAGTAAAATACCATTTCTACTTCCATTTACAAAAATTTCTTCAAATTATGAAGGGGAAAAACAGCTAGATGAAAATAACCTTTTACTACCACTTGATTTAAATGATAATCTGCTGGGATTCTTAATATTTGAAAATCCTAAAAACGAAGAACAAATAATTTACAATTTTAATCTCTTAAAAGATGCACTATCAAATCTTTTTGTTATTTTAAACGACTATTATTATCTTTTCAATAATATTACATACGATGATAATACTAAAACCCTAGTTTTTCCAATATTCAGGTCAAAAATTCAGCAATCAATAAAATTTGCAAAAAGAAATAATATAAATTTTAAAGTTTTTACAGTAGAAATAAAAAATATTCCTCATTTATTAAAGAATAAAGGAACAAAATATGTCATAAATCTCTTAAAAAAAATAGCAGAAAAATTAAATTCAACTTTTCCAGATGCTACTTCAAGAATTACACAAACAAAATTTGCATGTATCTCATTTGAAGGAATAAATCTAGACAAAATGCTAAACTTTGAAGAAATTAAAATTAACGAATTTTACTGGGATAATAAAGATATTTTGGAAATTTTAGATTTAATCTATCGGGGAGGGATTTAA
- a CDS encoding methyl-accepting chemotaxis protein, with the protein MKKDIKPALIISGVFLIVILLLANFFVFPQIKTTFKKDILGSFLSEIKIIAKTKSYDVLFDNYQSKGYYFIISKNGTTLNHSDPSKIGKNIADYVPKLFEAMKEKQEGIVEYEFENEKRLAAFAFDGNAYVVHSVTESELFKDYKTLIRNILTIGLPIVIVAILVLGILLSKLLSKDNLKQFDYIKNLFQNISENVLSTSSSTSEIKSMAENTENAINELDRSIDEFAAYMQENSTEIETAINKVKDFTNTIQEIITSSSKLNELTDILTNITEKITDVSDTITVLAINASIETSKETIDREGLSRIAEMIMELSNTTRKLAKDSKNSLMDIEKIITSNILISEKASKETVNVDESLKAIDTVNRASVENIDKLIRISKSTHDAVEELYEGLEQVETAINNISEQVNEFEKAMKNLKI; encoded by the coding sequence ATGAAAAAAGATATTAAACCTGCGCTTATTATTTCTGGAGTGTTCTTAATAGTTATTTTGCTACTTGCTAATTTTTTTGTTTTCCCTCAAATAAAAACTACTTTTAAAAAGGACATTCTAGGCTCTTTTCTTTCAGAAATTAAAATTATTGCAAAAACAAAATCATATGATGTCTTATTTGACAATTATCAAAGCAAAGGATACTATTTTATAATCTCAAAAAATGGAACGACATTAAATCATTCCGATCCCTCAAAAATTGGGAAAAATATCGCAGATTATGTACCAAAATTGTTTGAAGCAATGAAAGAAAAACAAGAAGGAATAGTTGAATATGAATTTGAAAATGAAAAAAGATTAGCTGCCTTTGCATTTGATGGAAACGCATATGTAGTTCATTCTGTGACTGAGAGTGAATTATTTAAAGATTATAAAACTCTTATACGCAATATTCTTACAATAGGCCTTCCTATCGTAATTGTAGCAATACTTGTACTTGGAATTTTACTATCTAAATTACTCTCAAAAGATAACTTAAAGCAATTTGATTACATAAAAAATTTGTTTCAAAATATATCTGAAAATGTTCTTTCAACTTCATCTTCTACCTCAGAAATAAAATCAATGGCTGAAAATACAGAAAATGCCATTAATGAACTTGATAGATCAATAGATGAATTTGCAGCATATATGCAAGAAAATTCTACAGAAATTGAAACTGCAATAAATAAAGTAAAAGATTTTACAAATACAATTCAAGAGATAATCACTTCTAGTTCAAAATTAAATGAACTAACAGATATATTAACAAACATAACTGAGAAAATCACGGATGTATCAGACACAATTACAGTTCTTGCAATAAATGCTTCAATTGAAACTAGTAAAGAAACAATTGATAGAGAAGGGCTTTCAAGGATTGCCGAAATGATAATGGAGCTTTCTAATACAACTAGAAAACTTGCAAAAGATTCAAAAAATTCACTTATGGATATTGAAAAAATAATTACTTCAAATATCCTTATCTCTGAAAAAGCTTCAAAAGAAACTGTAAATGTTGATGAATCTTTAAAAGCAATAGATACGGTTAACAGAGCAAGTGTTGAGAATATTGACAAATTGATTAGAATTTCAAAGAGCACTCATGATGCAGTTGAAGAGTTATACGAAGGTCTTGAACAAGTTGAAACAGCTATCAACAATATAAGTGAACAAGTAAACGAATTTGAAAAAGCTATGAAAAACTTAAAGATTTGA
- a CDS encoding radical SAM protein: protein MLERCTLCPRKCKVNRYEQKGICGADYKVRVSNILLHKGEEPPISGENGAGIIFFSGCPMKCIYCQNMGFSQKGIGKEISIEKLAEAFLTLQENGAETLDLVTATQYVPQVIEALKIAKNKGFNLPVVYNTSSYENVETLKMLEGYVDIYLADIRYTNSMYGEKYSKVQNYWEIAQAAIKEMYRQVGAFSQENKKGVIIRILVLPNNVSGHFKALRFIAELDPKIPVSLMSQYLPHFGAKNDPLIGRKITKAEYIEAVEYMELLGLNGWIQLDEKDRLTTKAVNFKW from the coding sequence ATGCTAGAAAGATGTACTCTTTGTCCTAGAAAGTGTAAAGTCAATAGGTATGAACAAAAGGGAATATGTGGTGCTGATTATAAGGTAAGAGTTTCAAATATTTTACTACACAAAGGTGAAGAACCTCCAATCTCTGGAGAAAATGGAGCAGGAATTATATTTTTTTCAGGCTGTCCCATGAAATGTATTTATTGTCAAAATATGGGATTTTCTCAAAAAGGAATTGGAAAGGAAATTTCCATTGAAAAGCTTGCTGAGGCATTTTTAACATTACAAGAAAATGGTGCAGAAACTCTAGATCTTGTAACAGCAACACAATACGTTCCCCAAGTAATTGAAGCATTAAAAATTGCGAAAAATAAAGGGTTTAATTTACCTGTCGTATATAATACCTCCAGTTATGAAAATGTCGAAACTTTAAAAATGCTTGAAGGATATGTAGATATTTACCTTGCCGATATAAGGTATACCAATTCTATGTATGGTGAAAAATATTCCAAAGTTCAAAATTATTGGGAAATTGCTCAAGCAGCTATAAAAGAAATGTATAGACAAGTTGGAGCATTTAGTCAAGAAAACAAAAAAGGCGTAATAATTAGAATCCTTGTTCTTCCAAATAATGTGTCAGGACATTTTAAAGCTTTAAGATTTATAGCAGAACTTGATCCAAAAATTCCTGTCTCGCTAATGTCGCAATATCTTCCCCATTTTGGTGCAAAGAATGATCCACTGATAGGTAGAAAAATTACAAAAGCTGAATATATTGAAGCAGTTGAATATATGGAACTTCTTGGTTTAAATGGATGGATCCAACTTGATGAAAAAGATAGACTAACCACTAAGGCGGTGAATTTTAAATGGTAG
- a CDS encoding radical SAM protein, whose translation MVVVNPSGTLPISVTKGCPMNCKHCGGVYVKSMTHIDNIERYVNKYKSFLISGGMSKDGIIPFSPYLNKLKELKRTYNLQYNFHIGFPKEPPFEIIDVADVVSFDFFSDENVMKEVYTIRRTKDEILFSVLPLPVKKVPHITIGILCGKITHEEKSIEILKDYFDSIVLNILIPTKNTAYKDCNPPSVDEVAKVFNFAKKHFKSVILGCMHPHGSYRKQLLEKISPDVFVNSASKNYDFKGCCSFL comes from the coding sequence ATGGTAGTTGTTAACCCCTCCGGAACTCTGCCAATATCTGTTACCAAAGGATGTCCAATGAATTGTAAGCATTGTGGTGGTGTTTATGTAAAAAGTATGACACATATCGACAATATTGAAAGATATGTAAATAAATATAAATCTTTTTTGATAAGCGGCGGAATGTCTAAAGATGGCATTATACCTTTCTCACCATATCTAAACAAATTAAAAGAATTAAAAAGAACTTACAATTTACAATACAATTTCCACATAGGATTTCCAAAAGAACCTCCATTTGAAATAATCGATGTTGCTGATGTAGTAAGTTTTGATTTTTTCTCAGATGAAAATGTAATGAAAGAAGTTTATACAATTAGAAGAACAAAAGATGAAATACTTTTTTCAGTTTTACCACTCCCTGTAAAAAAGGTGCCACACATAACTATTGGTATTTTGTGTGGTAAAATTACGCATGAGGAAAAAAGCATAGAAATATTAAAAGATTACTTTGATTCAATCGTTCTAAATATTCTTATTCCAACAAAAAACACGGCATACAAAGATTGTAATCCGCCATCTGTTGATGAAGTTGCTAAGGTATTTAACTTTGCAAAAAAACATTTTAAAAGTGTAATACTTGGTTGTATGCATCCTCATGGAAGTTATAGAAAACAACTTTTAGAAAAAATTAGCCCCGATGTATTTGTAAATTCTGCAAGCAAGAATTACGATTTTAAAGGCTGTTGCTCATTTTTGTAA
- a CDS encoding ROK family protein — protein MNIVGVDLGGTYVKIGLVDSKNGKILKKSSIETKVELGGEEVVKRIANAIVELTEGNDYHAVGIGSPGSIDKENGIVRFSPNFPDWHNFPLGSLLSELLGKNVYVENDANSFALGEKWFGAGIGKNHIVALTLGTGVGGGVISHGTLITGSTGIGAELGHVIINPNGPLCGCGNYGCLESYASATAIVRMATERKKKFPDSIIFKNEKVTAKAVFDAARDGDRLALMLRDEVVEALAIGITGFVHIFNPEVVIIGGGVSRAGDILFEPLRKRVNELVMPTFKDTFEIIQSPLVENAGILGAASIVLQREN, from the coding sequence ATGAATATAGTAGGAGTAGACCTTGGGGGAACATACGTAAAAATTGGGTTAGTTGATTCCAAAAACGGGAAAATATTAAAAAAATCATCAATTGAAACAAAAGTTGAACTTGGTGGAGAAGAAGTAGTTAAAAGAATAGCAAATGCAATAGTAGAACTTACTGAAGGAAATGATTACCACGCAGTAGGCATCGGCTCTCCAGGTTCAATAGACAAGGAAAATGGAATTGTTAGATTCTCTCCTAATTTTCCAGATTGGCATAATTTTCCTTTAGGTTCACTTCTATCAGAACTTTTGGGTAAAAACGTATACGTTGAAAACGATGCAAATTCATTTGCGTTAGGAGAAAAATGGTTCGGTGCAGGAATAGGAAAAAATCATATTGTTGCATTAACACTTGGAACCGGTGTTGGTGGTGGAGTAATTTCGCATGGAACTTTGATTACAGGTTCTACCGGAATAGGTGCAGAATTAGGCCACGTTATTATAAATCCAAATGGGCCGCTTTGTGGTTGTGGAAACTATGGATGTCTCGAGTCATACGCTTCTGCAACAGCAATTGTAAGGATGGCGACAGAAAGGAAGAAAAAATTTCCAGATTCAATAATATTTAAAAATGAAAAAGTTACAGCTAAAGCAGTTTTTGACGCAGCACGAGACGGTGATAGACTTGCTTTAATGCTAAGAGATGAAGTTGTTGAAGCACTTGCTATTGGTATAACAGGATTTGTTCATATTTTTAACCCTGAAGTAGTCATTATTGGTGGTGGTGTTTCAAGGGCTGGAGATATCTTGTTTGAACCACTTAGAAAAAGAGTTAATGAACTTGTAATGCCTACCTTTAAAGATACATTTGAAATAATTCAAAGCCCATTGGTTGAAAACGCTGGCATATTGGGGGCTGCTTCTATTGTTCTCCAAAGAGAAAACTGA
- a CDS encoding carbohydrate kinase family protein, which yields MFSKEKTDVFCIGKTNLDIFYYIDKIQIEENHVANNFAYFPGGKATNVAINLANLGLKVTLISAIADDIFGRYIKEKLENMLIFKPQIVKNENTALTSIVVEGSGTNTMFHNLGANQFLSSQAIPDNINFAFIQTGIPKETLIKSLQSSKTAFVELSETSQFEILKNFSVEYVSLNKDELIKIFKDENIEKNLAKLSHFAKHIVLKMGKEGIIYAGDTIIRKKAKSVKVVNTTGAGDAVSAAFIYGTINDWEIEKTLDFCIEFASKIIQSIYST from the coding sequence TTGTTCTCCAAAGAGAAAACTGACGTTTTTTGTATTGGAAAAACTAATCTCGACATCTTTTATTACATTGACAAAATTCAAATAGAAGAAAATCATGTAGCAAATAACTTTGCGTATTTTCCTGGTGGAAAAGCCACAAATGTCGCAATTAATCTTGCAAATTTAGGTCTTAAAGTTACTTTGATTTCTGCAATTGCTGATGATATTTTTGGAAGATATATAAAAGAAAAATTAGAAAACATGTTAATATTCAAACCACAAATAGTCAAAAATGAAAATACCGCTTTAACCAGCATCGTTGTAGAAGGTTCTGGAACAAATACTATGTTTCACAATCTTGGTGCAAACCAGTTTTTATCATCTCAAGCAATACCTGATAATATTAATTTTGCATTTATACAAACTGGTATTCCTAAAGAAACTTTAATTAAATCTCTACAATCATCAAAAACAGCTTTTGTTGAACTTTCTGAAACTTCACAATTTGAAATATTAAAAAATTTTTCTGTTGAATATGTATCTTTGAATAAAGATGAACTAATAAAAATCTTCAAGGATGAAAATATCGAAAAAAATCTTGCAAAACTATCACATTTTGCAAAACACATAGTACTAAAAATGGGAAAAGAAGGAATAATTTATGCAGGCGATACAATAATAAGGAAAAAGGCAAAAAGCGTAAAAGTTGTAAATACGACAGGAGCTGGTGATGCAGTATCGGCTGCATTTATATATGGTACTATAAATGATTGGGAAATTGAAAAAACTTTGGATTTTTGTATCGAATTTGCAAGTAAAATAATTCAGAGTATTTACTCGACATAG
- a CDS encoding sulfide/dihydroorotate dehydrogenase-like FAD/NAD-binding protein: MKNKILEKRKLAYGVHEFWIENSIVSKNAKAGQFVIFRLYENGERIPLTISAINKDSFRVIVKAIGKSTYELCQLNKGDFILDVVGPLGMPSEVKYYGNVLVVGGGVGIAAIAPIVKELLKEKNNVDVILGGRSKEYIILEDEFKNANNIYIVTDDGSLGEKAYPHQFMEKLMQEKKYDIIWAIGPSKMMKACSEVAKKHDIKIWVSLNSIMVDGTGMCGGCRVRIGNELKYTCVDGPEFDGRLVDWESFEKRLNQYREEEKIALSRYLQEVGEPTWL, translated from the coding sequence TTGAAAAACAAGATCTTAGAAAAGAGAAAACTTGCATATGGTGTCCACGAATTTTGGATAGAAAATTCCATAGTTTCAAAAAACGCAAAAGCTGGGCAATTTGTTATATTCAGATTATATGAAAATGGTGAAAGAATCCCTTTAACAATTTCTGCTATAAATAAAGATTCATTTAGAGTAATAGTTAAAGCAATTGGAAAAAGCACATATGAACTTTGTCAATTAAATAAAGGGGACTTTATTTTAGATGTTGTAGGACCCCTTGGAATGCCAAGTGAAGTTAAATATTACGGTAATGTTTTAGTAGTTGGAGGAGGAGTTGGAATTGCAGCAATTGCTCCTATTGTCAAAGAACTTTTAAAAGAAAAAAACAATGTTGATGTAATTCTTGGTGGTCGTAGTAAAGAATACATTATTCTCGAAGATGAATTTAAGAATGCAAATAATATATATATAGTAACGGATGACGGTAGTCTCGGAGAAAAAGCATATCCACATCAATTCATGGAAAAACTAATGCAAGAAAAAAAATATGATATTATCTGGGCTATAGGTCCTTCAAAGATGATGAAAGCTTGTTCAGAAGTTGCAAAAAAGCATGACATAAAAATTTGGGTTTCATTAAATTCAATAATGGTAGATGGTACAGGCATGTGTGGTGGTTGCAGGGTAAGAATTGGAAATGAATTAAAATACACCTGCGTCGATGGTCCAGAATTTGACGGGAGACTCGTTGATTGGGAAAGTTTTGAAAAAAGACTTAATCAATACAGAGAAGAAGAAAAGATAGCACTTTCAAGATACTTACAGGAAGTTGGTGAACCAACATGGCTGTAA
- the atoD gene encoding acetate CoA-transferase subunit alpha — protein MKIIDISEIKNLIKEGSTIMIGGFLGVGTPEKIIDEIIKNKIKNLTVIANDTAFEDKGIGKLVKNKLCKKVIVSHIGTNPETQRQMIEGTLQVELVPQGTLAERIRAGGVGLGGILTPTGVGTIVEEGKQIIEIEGKKYLLELPLRADVALIKAKKADYIGNLVFNLTAENFNPLMALSANTVIVEVEEIVPTGSLSPNEIKIPGVVVDYIVGVEK, from the coding sequence TTGAAAATCATTGATATTTCAGAGATAAAAAATTTGATTAAAGAAGGATCAACAATAATGATTGGTGGATTTTTGGGGGTTGGAACACCTGAAAAGATCATTGATGAAATCATTAAAAACAAAATTAAAAACCTAACGGTAATCGCAAACGATACGGCTTTTGAAGATAAGGGAATAGGAAAACTTGTAAAAAATAAACTCTGTAAAAAAGTAATAGTCTCACACATAGGAACAAATCCAGAAACACAAAGACAAATGATCGAAGGAACATTACAAGTAGAACTTGTACCTCAAGGAACCCTTGCTGAAAGAATTCGTGCAGGTGGTGTTGGTCTAGGAGGAATTTTAACACCAACAGGAGTTGGAACAATTGTTGAAGAAGGAAAACAAATTATAGAAATTGAAGGAAAAAAGTACTTATTAGAACTGCCACTTAGGGCTGACGTAGCATTAATAAAGGCAAAAAAAGCTGATTATATTGGAAACCTTGTTTTCAATTTAACCGCGGAAAATTTTAACCCCTTGATGGCACTTTCAGCCAACACAGTAATTGTAGAAGTAGAAGAAATTGTACCAACAGGAAGTCTTTCGCCAAATGAAATCAAAATTCCCGGAGTTGTAGTTGATTATATTGTGGGGGTGGAAAAATGA
- a CDS encoding 3-oxoacid CoA-transferase subunit B, whose protein sequence is MNPKEKIAIRVAKELKEGQLVNLGIGLPTLVANYIPENVHVFFQSENGIVGMGPAPESGFENKDLTNAGGQFVTALPGAMTFDSAFSFALIRGGHLDVTVLGGLQVDEEGHLANWMIPGKMIPGMGGAMDLVTGAKKVIVAMTHTAKGTPKIVKKCSLPLTSIRRVDLIVTELAVIQPTDNGLLLKEIAKETTLDEVLSLTEAKLIISDELKTF, encoded by the coding sequence ATGAACCCAAAAGAAAAAATTGCAATAAGAGTTGCTAAAGAGTTAAAAGAAGGACAGCTTGTAAATTTAGGAATAGGTCTTCCAACATTAGTTGCAAATTACATACCAGAAAACGTACATGTATTTTTTCAAAGTGAAAACGGTATTGTAGGAATGGGACCTGCGCCTGAATCTGGTTTTGAAAACAAAGATCTTACAAATGCTGGGGGACAATTTGTTACTGCACTCCCTGGTGCAATGACTTTTGACAGTGCATTTTCTTTTGCTCTAATTAGAGGAGGACACCTAGATGTAACTGTACTTGGTGGATTACAAGTTGACGAAGAAGGTCATCTTGCAAATTGGATGATTCCTGGAAAGATGATCCCAGGCATGGGTGGTGCTATGGACCTTGTAACTGGAGCAAAAAAAGTAATCGTTGCCATGACACATACTGCAAAAGGAACACCTAAAATAGTTAAAAAATGCTCTTTGCCATTAACATCAATACGCAGAGTTGATTTAATAGTTACTGAACTAGCAGTTATACAACCAACGGATAATGGTTTATTACTAAAAGAAATAGCAAAGGAAACAACTTTAGATGAAGTTTTGAGTCTAACTGAAGCAAAATTAATAATCTCTGATGAGTTAAAAACATTTTAA
- a CDS encoding acetyl-CoA C-acetyltransferase, translating into MVYIIGAKRTAIGTFAGSLKDIPAPRLGAIAAKAAIKQAGIEPSDIDETIIGSILTAGQGMGPGRQVGIYSGVPVEKPGFTVNMLCGSGMKATMLGAVDIMQKEAEVVLTGGIENMSASPYLLPARARYGLKFGNFEMIDHMILDGLTDVFNNVHMGITAENLAEKYNISREEQDKFAYESQMKAKAAIESGKFKDEIEKVEIETKKGTIIFDTDEHPRFDVTLEKLAKLKPAFKKDGTVTAGNASGINDGGSAILLASEKYIEKKGLKPMARIVAWAQAGVDPMEMGLGPVPATEKVLQKAGMKMEDIELIELNEAFAAQSLAVIKEWSKRFGVSEEWIKERTNVNGGAIALGHPIGTSGNRIIVTLLYEMKKRNLKYGLATLCIGGGMGTAVIIENIQ; encoded by the coding sequence ATGGTATACATAATAGGAGCAAAAAGAACGGCAATAGGGACATTTGCAGGGAGTTTAAAAGACATACCAGCTCCAAGACTTGGTGCAATTGCTGCAAAGGCAGCAATAAAACAAGCTGGGATTGAGCCATCTGATATTGATGAAACTATAATTGGCTCTATTCTTACAGCTGGACAAGGCATGGGACCTGGAAGACAAGTTGGAATTTATTCAGGTGTTCCAGTTGAAAAACCTGGATTTACTGTAAATATGCTTTGTGGCAGTGGAATGAAAGCAACAATGTTAGGTGCTGTTGACATTATGCAAAAGGAAGCAGAAGTCGTTTTGACAGGTGGTATAGAAAACATGTCAGCATCACCTTATCTTCTACCAGCAAGAGCAAGATATGGTCTTAAATTTGGAAATTTTGAAATGATTGATCACATGATATTAGATGGTTTAACAGATGTATTTAATAACGTACACATGGGAATAACAGCAGAAAATCTTGCAGAAAAATACAATATAAGTAGAGAAGAACAAGACAAATTTGCATATGAAAGCCAAATGAAAGCAAAAGCAGCAATAGAAAGTGGAAAGTTTAAAGATGAAATAGAAAAAGTAGAAATTGAGACAAAAAAAGGAACAATAATATTTGATACAGATGAGCATCCAAGATTCGATGTGACATTAGAAAAGCTTGCCAAACTAAAACCAGCATTCAAAAAAGATGGAACGGTAACGGCCGGAAATGCAAGTGGAATAAACGATGGAGGAAGTGCAATACTGCTTGCAAGCGAAAAATACATAGAAAAGAAAGGATTAAAACCTATGGCAAGGATAGTAGCATGGGCACAAGCAGGAGTAGATCCAATGGAAATGGGCCTTGGTCCGGTACCAGCAACAGAGAAGGTATTACAAAAGGCAGGAATGAAAATGGAAGACATAGAACTAATAGAACTAAACGAAGCATTTGCAGCACAAAGTTTGGCAGTAATAAAGGAATGGAGTAAAAGATTTGGAGTAAGTGAAGAATGGATAAAAGAAAGGACTAACGTAAATGGAGGAGCAATAGCACTAGGACATCCAATAGGAACAAGTGGAAATAGAATAATAGTGACTCTTCTCTATGAGATGAAGAAAAGAAATCTAAAATATGGACTTGCAACATTATGCATCGGTGGAGGTATGGGTACCGCTGTTATTATTGAAAATATTCAATAA
- a CDS encoding GntR family transcriptional regulator, which yields MWFTINFSSHKPVYKQIIENIKLQIMNKKLKKGDFLPSIRKMAEMLDVNLNTVSRAYRELVSEGIIEPIRGEGYIVKKDILDNFNEELINELTIIVKKCINAGMKVDDICNIIKSAGGITNATKSRKS from the coding sequence ATGTGGTTTACTATAAATTTTTCTTCACACAAACCTGTATATAAGCAGATTATAGAAAACATAAAACTACAAATCATGAATAAAAAATTAAAAAAAGGAGATTTTTTACCATCTATTAGAAAAATGGCTGAAATGTTAGATGTAAATTTAAACACAGTTTCAAGAGCATACAGAGAGCTTGTAAGTGAAGGGATAATAGAGCCAATTAGAGGAGAAGGATACATAGTAAAAAAAGACATATTAGATAATTTTAATGAAGAACTTATCAATGAATTAACAATCATAGTAAAAAAGTGTATTAATGCAGGGATGAAAGTTGATGATATTTGTAACATAATAAAATCAGCGGGAGGGATAACAAATGCTACTAAAAGTAGAAAATCTTAA